A DNA window from Vigna angularis cultivar LongXiaoDou No.4 chromosome 1, ASM1680809v1, whole genome shotgun sequence contains the following coding sequences:
- the LOC108319156 gene encoding dof zinc finger protein DOF3.4, giving the protein MPSSNSGESRRPVKPQTSAGAPPPPEQENLPCPRCESTNTKFCYYNNYNYSQPRHFCKSCRRYWTHGGTLRDIPVGGGSRKNAKRSRTHHTATSSSSSTMSSAQEHALPALAPVPTTQGGSMHFVDGDVNKQNNVNVCGSFTSLLNNTQGNGFLALGGFGLGLGHGFDDMGFGIGRTGWGFPGMVDGANMGSGVPSSGLSPWQLESGEGGFVSGDCFSWPGLAISTPGNGLK; this is encoded by the coding sequence ATGCCATCGTCCAACTCCGGCGAGAGCCGCCGACCAGTCAAGCCCCAGACCTCCGCCGGAGCACCGCCACCTCCTGAGCAAGAAAACCTCCCCTGCCCCCGTTGTGAGTCAACCAACACTAAGTTCTGCTACTACAACAACTACAACTACTCCCAGCCACGCCACTTCTGTAAGTCCTGCCGCCGGTATTGGACCCATGGTGGCACCCTCCGTGATATCCCCGTCGGCGGTGGCAGTCGCAAGAATGCCAAGCGTTCACGCACCCACCACACTGCCACGtcatcctcctcctccaccatgTCGTCAGCTCAGGAGCACGCTCTACCTGCATTGGCCCCTGTTCCAACGACCCAAGGAGGGTCCATGCACTTCGTGGACGGTGACGTTAATAAACAGAACAACGTGAATGTCTGCGGGAGCTTCACCTCTTTGCTGAACAACACCCAGGGCAATGGGTTTCTCGCCCTCGGCGGGTTTGGACTTGGGCTCGGACACGGGTTCGATGATATGGGCTTTGGGATTGGCAGGACGGGCTGGGGCTTCCCTGGAATGGTGGATGGTGCCAACATGGGCAGCGGCGTTCCGTCTTCTGGATTGAGCCCATGGCAGTTAGAGAGTGGCGAAGGTGGGTTTGTTAGTGGAGACTGTTTTTCGTGGCCTGGGCTTGCGATTTCCACACCTGGGAATGGTCTCAAATGA